The following proteins are co-located in the Apium graveolens cultivar Ventura chromosome 5, ASM990537v1, whole genome shotgun sequence genome:
- the LOC141660078 gene encoding serpin-ZX-like, with translation MQAEEVRNLVNSWVEDETCGLIKDIVSPGLVRSSTKFILANAISNSNLISTNSTQLDLNYIPKWRDPFNASYTKPFDFHLLDSSSVQIPFDNSWWRGCSLVVVPESFIVASASRARIFQYWACGTGPVRTSGVQDWIELGVRAWSLQLPYGGAQKKHCFFMYIILPDAKDGLSALVEKAVQNLGSLTAMFQMEELKSQGDGECSLPSLCLKVVHKSFIEVDEKSTEAGAVTYVGMACRCCMYIPVEVKIDFVVADHPFLFVIRENTIGMVQFMGHVLNPSASR, from the exons ATGCAG GCTGAGGAGGTTAGAAATTTAGTCAATTCCTGGGTTGAAGACGAGACTTGTGGCCTTATCAAAGATATTGTTTCTCCTGGTTTAGTTAGAAGCTCAACTAAGTTTATATTAGCCAATGCCAT CTCGAACTCGAATTTAATAAGCACAAACTCGACTCAACTCGACTTGAATTACATCCCTAAATGGAGAGACCCGTTCAATGCATCCTATACAAAACCCTTTGACTTCCACCTCCTCGATTCTAGCTCTGTTCAAATACCCtttgataactcctggtggcggggctgctcccTCGTTGTCGTTCCTGAATCATTTATCGTG GCAAGCGCCTCACGTGCCAGGATTTTCCAATATTGGGCTTGCGGGACTGGGCCAGTTAGGACTAGTGGTGTGCAGGACTGGATTGAGTTAGGAGTCCGGGCCTGGTCCTTGCAA CTTCCTTATGGAGGAGCTCAGAAAAAACATTGCTTTTTCATGTACATTATCCTACCAGATGCAAAAGATGGGCTATCAGCGTTGGTAGAGAAAGCTGTTCAGAATCTGGGTTCCTTGACCGCCATGTTCCAGATGGAAGAGTTAAA GTCTCAAGGAGATGGTGAATGCTCGCTTCCCTCTCTTTGTCTGAAAGTAGTCCATAAATCCTTCATTGAAGTTGACGAAAAAAGCACTGAAGCTGGTGCTGTAACTTATGTTGGCATGGCATGTAGATGTTGTATGTATATTCCAGTTGAGGTTAAGATTGATTTTGTTGTTGCAGACCACCCATTCTTGTTCGTCATAAGGGAAAACACTATTGGAATGGTTCAGTTCATGGGACACGTGCTTAATCCTTCAGCTAGTCGCTAA